The following are from one region of the Nymphaea colorata isolate Beijing-Zhang1983 chromosome 7, ASM883128v2, whole genome shotgun sequence genome:
- the LOC116257505 gene encoding pentatricopeptide repeat-containing protein At3g56550-like, with protein sequence MIENWKGQGLLLVHNFGSENLYRLRGLTTRHGEQEFQANPENRQDRNSSPQPRPQPQPEALDLCPHLLLLHLRLHLPCLSPLPPFFCPLPEQDLGDRIACKNVAVSSSSTPSSSVPICSPDPPPLLRLPFFPREGQRNNRHTEAIDASLQIDGEMLRNFYVCAELIHMYGGLGCIDSARQVFDEMSERNEVVWSLMISKYIHNGYDGEAMSLFSRMRYEEFSFNSFIMVSLIGSSARLIDLSLGSCIHGCVIKKWFGR encoded by the exons ATGATCGAAAATTGGAAGGGTCAAGGACTCCTGCTTGTTCATAATTTTGGTTCAGAAAACCTTTATAGATTAAGAGGTCTTACCACAAGACACGGAGAACAGGAGTTCCAAGCTAACCCTGAGAACAGACAGGACAGAAATTCATCTCCCCAGCCCcgaccccaaccccaacccgaAGCCCTCGACCTCTGCccccatctccttctcctccacctccgcctccATCTCCCCTGCCTTTCTCCTTTGCCCCCATTTTTTTGTCCCCTACCAGAGCAGGATCTCGGCGATCGCATCGCCTGCAAGAACGTGGCTGTGTCGTCCTCCTCCACTCCGTCGTCTTCGGTTCCGATCTGTTCTCCCGACCCTCCTCCGCTCCTACGTCTCCCCTTCTTCCCTAG GGAAGGACAGAGAAATAATCGTCATACTGAAGCTATTGACGCTAGTTTACAAATTGATGGCGAGATGTTGCGTAACTTCTATGTTTGTGCTGAACTCATCCACATGTACGGTGGTCTGGGCTGCATAGACTCTGCTCGCCAAGTATTTGACGAAATGTCTGAAAGAAACGAGGTGGTTTGGTCTTTGATGATTTCCAAATACATCCATAATGGATATGATGGGGAGGCTATGAGTTTGTTTTCTCGGATGCGATATGAGGAATTCTCTTTTAATTCATTCATCATGGTCAGCCTGATTGGATCTTCAGCTCGCCTTATCGATTTGAGTCTTGGTTCTTGCATCCATGGTTGCGTTATAAAAAAGTGGTTTGGCAGGTGA
- the LOC116257506 gene encoding pentatricopeptide repeat-containing protein At2g42920, chloroplastic-like, translating into MYVKCGCINGSHRALGEVLEPNIATWNSIISGSVNRCLFGDVVRLFKEVQLLDLRPNLVTMLSLISACAGLGSEKLCRCIHSFTVKLRIDAHLKVKDVISWTTMINMYGSAGCPVNALQFFWQMRSANVEPDIFLRCHSNTPSRFSATESTRPPPIGQQGARRDGEDRRLNCLS; encoded by the exons ATGTATGTGAAATGTGGATGTATTAATGGCTCTCATCGAGCTCTTGGGGAAGTTCTTGAACCTAATATAGCTACATGGAATTCCATTATCTCTGGGTCAGTGAATCGTTGCTTGTTTGGTGATGTTGTGCGATTGTTTAAGGAAGTCCAATTGTTGGATTTGAGACCTAATTTAGTGACAATGTTGAGTCTGATCTCTGCTTGTGCTGGGCTGGGGTCAGAAAAACTGTGTAGATGCATTCATAGCTTTACTGTTAAACTCAGAATTGATGCACACCTTAAA GTGAAAGATGTGATCAGTTGGACCACAATGATCAACATGTATGGTTCTGCTGGTTGTCCTGTTAATGCTCTGCAGTTCTTCTGGCAGATGAGAAGTGCAAATGTTGAACCCGACATTTTTTTAAGATGTCATTCAAACACGCCCTCACGCTTTTCCGCCACCGAAAGTACCAGACCACCGCCCATAGGGCAGCAAGGAGCGCGACGAGATGGAGAGGACCGGCGATTAAATTGCCTATCATGA